A genomic region of Sander lucioperca isolate FBNREF2018 chromosome 6, SLUC_FBN_1.2, whole genome shotgun sequence contains the following coding sequences:
- the hyal2b gene encoding hyaluronidase-2, with translation MEAGFHSLFTTAGQLPWLLLTLLTSWTVLCSADIKQTRWPLYSQKPVLLAWNAPTQECAPRHRVTLSLDQFDIVASPNEGFVRQNLTIFYKERLGLYPYYERGGTAVNGGLPQLASLTQHYEKMPEGLQKYIREPEAKGLAVIDWEEWRPLWIRNWDIKDIYRNKSREMVVKKNPQWTPEHVGKVAQQEFELSARKFMLETLKFAKNLRPNQLWGFYLFPDCYNHDYRSGLKNYTGRCPAVEMTRNDQLNWLWMECTAFFPSIYIGSVLGSTNDGRLFVRNRVKEAMRLASVGDGLARPVFVYTRPTYINQMTLLTQTDLVSTIGESVALGAAGVIFWGDTSYASSSASCSILNEYLQGQLGRYLLNVSTAAEQCSQVVCKSHGRCLRKIPDNDVYLHLSPLTHSITSQGGRLKVTGLPGQAELALFRTHFQCQCYSGYRGEACAQKEKGQNRASSVLGTWPLCLLLPLGLLSLLH, from the exons ATGGAGGCTGGATTTCACTCTCTCTTCACCACAGCTGGCCAGCTGCCTTGGTTGCTTCTGACTCTGTTGACATCATGGACAGTCTTGTGTTCAGCAGATATAAAGCAGACAAGATGGCCATTATATTCCCAGAAGCCAGTTCTTCTTGCCTGGAATGCCCCAACACAGGAGTGTGCCCCGCGACATCGCGTAACTTTATCTTTGGACCAGTTTGACATCGTGGCATCCCCCAATGAGGGCTTTGTCCGGCAGAACCTCACCATTTTCTATAAGGAGCGCCTTGGGTTGTATCCCTATTATGAGCGTGGTGGCACTGCAGTGAATGGAGGTCTTCCACAGCTTGCCAGCCTTACTCAGCACTATGAAAAGATGCCTGAAGGTTTGCAAAAATATATACGTGAGCCAGAGGCAAAAGGTTTGGCTGTAattgactgggaggagtggcgaCCATTGTGGATCCGAAATTGGGATATTAAAGACATATATCGAAATAAATCTCGTGAAATGGTGGTCAAAAAGAACCCTCAGTGGACCCCAGAACATGTGGGAAAAGTTGCACAGCAGGAATTTGAGCTATCAGCTCGCAAATTTATGCTGGAGACTCTGAAATTTGCCAAGAATTTGAGGCCCAATCAACTGTGGGGCTTCTACCTGTTTCCAGATTGTTACAACCATGACTACAGGAGTGGTCTGAAGAACTACACAGGCCGCTGTCCTGCTGTGGAGATGACCCGCAATGATCAACTGAACTGGTTATGGATGGAATGTACAGCGTTCTTCCCATCTATATACATAGGTTCTGTACTAGGCTCTACAAATGATGGACGCCTCTTTGTCCGAAACAGGGTAAAGGAGGCGATGCGCCTGGCATCTGTTGGGGATGGATTAGCACGGCCTGTTTTTGTTTATACCCGCCCCACTTACATCAATCAGATGACCCTCCTAACTCAG ACAGATCTGGTCTCCACCATTGGTGAGAGTGTTGCACTTGGAGCTGCAGGTGTAATTTTCTGGGGGGACACCTCCTATGCAAGCAGCAGT GCCAGCTGCTCCATCCTGAATGAGTATCTTCAGGGACAACTGGGCCGGTACCTCCTCAATGTGTCTACAGCAGCAGAACAGTGCAGTCAGGTGGTGTGTAAATCACACGGCCGCTGTCTGCGCAAAATACCAGACAATGATGTGTACCTGCATCTCAGCCCTTTAACGCACAGCATCACCAGTCAGGGTGGCCGGCTGAAGGTTACAGGCCTGCCTGGCCAAGCAGAGCTGGCTCTTTTCCGCACACACTTCCAGTGCCAATGCTACAGTGGGTACAGGGGTGAGGCCTGTGCTCAGAAAGAAAAAGGGCAGAATAGAGCCTCCTCTGTCTTAGGGACCTGGCCTCTTTGCCTTTTACTCCCACTAGGACTCCTCAGTCTGCTACACTGA
- the abhd14a gene encoding protein ABHD14A — protein MNFLRNRLVVLGLVLLATVLLYLLLPSIRQGSMEPSLEAQRMGLMATPPLPLPTINVSIRTGQLPGDPPLFFREALPIDGAGRQILPRLQVVLLHGQAFTSKTWEELGTMALLATNGYQALAMDLPGYGKSPDSGSLKTDQNRVDLLSRFMESLGVRAAVLLSPSMSGHYSIPFLMKNSAQLQAFISIAPVGTRSYTSQQYQDIQIPTLIVFGSLDTNLGAQSHKNLIQLPHHFVLKLEGARHACYMDKPREFHQGLIDFLSKLK, from the exons ATGAATTTTTTGCGTAATCGTCTTGTTGTTCTGGGCCTGGTGTTGTTGGCCACGGTACTGCTGTACCTGCTGCTGCCATCCATTCGCCAGGGCAGCATGGAGCCATCCCTAGAAGCTCAAAGAATGGGGCTGATGGCCACCCCTCCTCTACCACTTCCAACCATCAATGTGTCTATTCGCACCGGACAGCTACCTGGGGACCCTCCATTGTTCTTCAGAGAAGCTTTACCCATTGATGGAGCTGGACGGCAGATATTGCCAAG GTTGCAAGTGGTCCTTCTGCATGGCCAGGCCTTCACGTCCAAAACCTGGGAAGAGCTCGGTACGATGGCCCTGCTGGCAACTAATGGATATCAGGCCTTAGCGATGGACCTTCCAG GGTATGGAAAATCACCGGACTCGGGGTCTTTGAAGACTGATCAGAATCGAGTGGACCTCCTTTCAAGGTTCATGGAGTCTTTGGGTGTCAGGGCAGCTGTGCTCTTAAGCCCCTCCATGAGTGGACATTACTCCATCCCCTTCCTCATGAAGAACAGCGCTCAGCTACAAGCCTTCATTTCCATAGCACCAGTCGGTACCCGGAGTTACACTTCACAGCAGTACCAAGATATTCAG ATTCCCACTCTAATTGTGTTTGGATCCCTCGACACAAATCTGGGTGCCCAGTCCCACAAGAACCTCATACAACTTCCACATCACTTTGTACTTAAGTTAGAAGGAGCTCGCCATGCCTGCTACATGGACAAACCCAGAGAATTTCACCAAGGGTTGATCGACTTCCTCAGCAAACTGAAGTGA